A stretch of candidate division KSB1 bacterium DNA encodes these proteins:
- a CDS encoding ubiquinone/menaquinone biosynthesis methyltransferase, whose protein sequence is MQHLPRACKRSGTRQGVTPPPGLFGLIAPCYDLLNRLISFGQDKGWRRTAAAWCGSLARLGVLDVATGTGDQLLALSRLPSAPHHLVGIDAAEEMLWRGRRKVKALRRPVCVHFCQAMAHSLPFKNRFFGAVTMAFAIRNFADRLQALGEARRVLVPGGRLVILEAGVPDKPPLRLLFRVYCRYVMPTLAGLLSGQRRAYRYLSDAIFSFPAPQEFSRLLAQAGFTVLRVESLAFGAARIFVASTGSSDDAPGDSFSA, encoded by the coding sequence GTGCAGCACTTGCCCCGCGCATGCAAGCGATCGGGCACCAGGCAAGGGGTTACCCCACCTCCTGGGCTCTTTGGGCTCATCGCGCCCTGTTACGACCTGCTCAATCGCCTCATCTCGTTCGGGCAAGACAAAGGCTGGCGCCGCACGGCTGCCGCCTGGTGCGGCTCGCTGGCAAGACTTGGGGTGCTGGACGTCGCCACCGGAACAGGTGACCAGCTATTGGCCCTGTCCAGGCTGCCAAGCGCGCCCCACCATCTCGTGGGCATCGATGCGGCAGAAGAGATGCTGTGGCGCGGCAGACGGAAGGTCAAGGCCCTCAGGCGGCCTGTTTGCGTCCACTTCTGCCAGGCAATGGCTCACAGCCTACCGTTCAAGAACCGTTTCTTCGGCGCGGTCACCATGGCGTTTGCCATCCGCAACTTTGCCGATCGCCTCCAAGCCCTCGGCGAAGCGCGGCGCGTGCTGGTGCCGGGCGGCCGGCTGGTCATCCTGGAGGCTGGGGTACCTGACAAGCCGCCACTGCGCCTGCTCTTCCGGGTCTATTGCCGCTACGTCATGCCCACCCTCGCCGGGTTGCTTTCTGGCCAGCGGCGCGCCTATCGCTATCTATCTGACGCCATTTTCTCCTTCCCTGCACCACAGGAGTTCAGCCGGCTCCTCGCGCAAGCAGGCTTCACGGTACTGCGTGTGGAGAGCCTGGCCTTTGGCGCCGCCAGAATCTTCGTCGCCTCTACTGGCAGTAGTGACGATGCCCCGGGAGACTCTTTTTCCGCTTGA
- a CDS encoding asparaginase domain-containing protein: MKIKILTTGGTIDKIYFDRKSEFQVGDPQIAEVLKEANVVLDYEIEQLMRKDSLDMTEEDRQLIREAVVRDKVHRHFVITHGTDTMIETARLLQGIPDKVIVLSGAMQPARFRLTDAVFNIGCAIMAVQTLPEGVYIAMNGRVFRPEQTVKNVKLNRFEELSVPPSLQFEGGQH, from the coding sequence ATGAAGATCAAGATTCTCACCACAGGTGGCACCATCGACAAGATTTACTTCGACCGGAAGAGCGAGTTCCAGGTGGGCGATCCACAGATCGCCGAGGTCCTCAAGGAGGCCAACGTAGTGCTCGACTATGAGATCGAGCAGCTCATGCGCAAGGACAGCCTGGACATGACCGAGGAGGACCGCCAGCTCATCCGGGAGGCGGTCGTGCGCGACAAGGTCCACCGCCACTTCGTCATTACCCACGGCACCGACACCATGATCGAAACGGCGCGCCTCTTGCAGGGAATCCCCGACAAAGTCATTGTTCTGAGCGGGGCCATGCAGCCCGCGCGCTTCCGCCTCACCGACGCCGTGTTCAATATCGGCTGCGCCATCATGGCCGTGCAGACCCTCCCCGAGGGCGTCTACATCGCCATGAACGGACGAGTCTTTCGTCCCGAACAAACCGTCAAGAACGTTAAGCTGAACCGCTTTGAGGAATTGTCAGTCCCTCCCTCTCTCCAGTTCGAGGGAGGACAGCATTAG
- the selD gene encoding selenide, water dikinase SelD, producing MNQEHLPIYLDNNATTPIDPAVAQAMLPYIQRDFGNPSSAHAYGVAAKKGVERARAQVAAMLGCRAEEVIFTSGGTESNNMAILGVAYAHRHKGHHIITSQVEHPAVTEVCRFLERQGYTVTYLPVDQDGLVDVAQLEQAITPQTVLVTIMHANNEVGTIEPIAAIAEVAHRHGVLVHSDCAQSVGKIPVKVDELGVDLLSVAGHKLYAPKGVGALCVRTGVDLAKFMHGAGQELNRRPGTENVVEIVGLGEACALVEQHLPTYAAHMRAMRDRLEKELVRRLPQLRVNGHPEQRLPNTASISFPGLEANTILAELTGVAASAGAACHSDSVEISHVLRAMAVPTDYAMGTIRFSTGRYTTAAQIDQAVEQVVSVVERLSARRPVVVSAGEEVRLTRFTHGLGCACKLRPQLLEQVLRSMPLPTDPNVLVGPETSDDAAVYRIDEHTALVQTVDFFTPVVDDPFQFGAIAAANSLSDTYAMGAKPLFALNVVGFPSNRLPLEVLQHILRGAAAVAEQAGIAIVGGHTVDDTEPKFGLAVTGVVDPRAVVTNRGARAGDVLVLTKPLGTGILSTALKQGLLSKEQAELLYRTMVELNRAAAEAMMTVGVHACTDVTGFGLLGHLLEMMNGSQTAAELLAAEVPILPGVMELATAGVVPGGSKDNERFTAPQVSYASHVSQSQRLVLNDAQTSGGLLIAVAEAKVPRLMEELRQRGVATAAIVGRVRERGEGALIVVQ from the coding sequence ATGAATCAAGAGCACCTCCCCATCTACCTCGACAACAACGCCACCACTCCCATCGACCCGGCAGTGGCACAGGCGATGCTGCCGTACATCCAGCGCGACTTTGGCAACCCGTCCAGTGCCCATGCCTACGGCGTGGCCGCCAAGAAGGGCGTCGAACGCGCCCGGGCACAGGTGGCCGCAATGCTGGGCTGCCGGGCGGAGGAGGTCATTTTCACCTCCGGCGGCACAGAGTCCAACAACATGGCCATCCTCGGCGTGGCTTACGCCCATCGGCACAAGGGGCACCACATCATCACCTCACAGGTGGAGCACCCAGCAGTGACCGAGGTCTGCCGGTTCTTGGAGAGGCAGGGTTACACGGTCACCTACCTGCCGGTCGACCAGGACGGCCTAGTGGACGTGGCGCAGCTGGAACAGGCCATCACTCCGCAGACGGTGCTGGTGACCATCATGCACGCCAACAACGAAGTGGGCACCATAGAGCCGATTGCGGCCATCGCCGAGGTCGCCCATCGCCACGGCGTGCTGGTGCATAGCGATTGCGCGCAATCCGTGGGCAAGATACCCGTGAAGGTCGACGAACTGGGAGTCGACCTCCTGTCGGTGGCTGGGCACAAGTTGTATGCACCAAAAGGCGTCGGCGCGCTCTGCGTGCGCACCGGCGTGGACCTTGCCAAGTTCATGCACGGCGCCGGCCAGGAGCTGAATCGTCGACCGGGCACGGAGAACGTCGTGGAAATCGTGGGGCTCGGCGAGGCGTGTGCCTTGGTGGAACAGCACCTGCCGACCTACGCGGCGCACATGCGTGCCATGCGCGACAGGTTGGAGAAGGAGCTCGTCAGGCGCCTCCCCCAGCTGCGCGTGAACGGCCACCCTGAGCAACGCTTGCCCAACACGGCGAGCATCAGCTTCCCAGGTCTTGAGGCAAATACCATTTTGGCAGAGCTCACCGGGGTGGCTGCTTCGGCTGGTGCCGCCTGCCACAGCGACAGTGTGGAGATTTCTCACGTGCTGCGCGCTATGGCCGTGCCAACCGACTATGCCATGGGCACCATCCGCTTCTCCACTGGACGCTACACGACTGCCGCCCAAATCGACCAGGCAGTGGAGCAAGTGGTGTCGGTGGTGGAACGCCTCTCGGCGCGCAGGCCCGTGGTGGTCTCTGCCGGCGAAGAGGTGCGCCTCACTCGCTTCACCCATGGGCTCGGCTGCGCCTGCAAGCTCCGGCCACAGCTTTTGGAGCAGGTGCTGCGCAGCATGCCTCTGCCTACCGACCCCAACGTGCTGGTCGGCCCGGAGACCTCCGACGATGCCGCCGTCTACAGAATTGACGAGCACACTGCGCTGGTGCAAACGGTCGACTTTTTCACGCCAGTCGTGGACGACCCCTTCCAGTTCGGGGCTATTGCCGCAGCGAATTCCCTCAGCGACACCTACGCCATGGGCGCTAAGCCGCTCTTTGCCCTCAATGTGGTGGGCTTTCCCAGCAATCGCTTGCCGTTGGAAGTGCTGCAGCACATCCTGCGCGGGGCCGCCGCAGTGGCCGAGCAGGCGGGAATCGCCATCGTCGGCGGGCACACCGTCGATGACACCGAGCCGAAATTCGGCCTGGCAGTGACCGGGGTAGTTGACCCGCGCGCGGTGGTCACCAACCGCGGCGCAAGAGCCGGTGACGTGCTCGTCTTGACCAAGCCCTTGGGCACCGGCATCCTCTCCACTGCCCTCAAGCAGGGACTCTTGTCGAAGGAGCAGGCCGAGCTGCTCTACCGCACCATGGTGGAACTGAATCGCGCGGCGGCCGAGGCCATGATGACCGTGGGCGTGCACGCCTGTACCGACGTCACGGGATTTGGGTTGCTGGGCCACCTCTTGGAGATGATGAACGGTTCGCAGACAGCGGCTGAGCTTCTTGCCGCGGAGGTACCCATCTTGCCCGGCGTAATGGAGCTGGCCACCGCCGGCGTAGTGCCAGGCGGCAGCAAGGACAATGAGCGCTTCACTGCTCCACAGGTGAGCTATGCTTCGCACGTTTCCCAGAGCCAGCGTTTAGTGCTCAACGATGCCCAGACCTCCGGCGGCCTGCTCATCGCCGTGGCCGAAGCGAAAGTGCCGCGCCTGATGGAAGAGCTCCGCCAGCGCGGTGTAGCAACGGCTGCCATCGTGGGACGTGTCCGCGAGCGGGGCGAAGGCGCCCTCATCGTGGTGCAATGA
- a CDS encoding A/G-specific adenine glycosylase: MSGESLDLQPSDAPVSNGPGAPLSAKQVADFRQVILAYYRRHGRDLPWRRTTEPYHILVSEVMLQQTQVERVLRIYPEFISRFPSLRALAGATVAEVVAAWQGLGYNRRALALQRAAHLLVKEHGGTLPRDEALLATLPGIGPATAASICAFAFNMPTVFVETNIRTVFIHFFFPQEEKVPDAEILPLVAATLERGNPRLWYSALMDYGVMLKKRAGNLARRSASYRPQSGFAGSDRQVRGQMLRLLLAGEQLSIAGLAAALQQPEERVARIADALVREGFAAREDGSLRLR, translated from the coding sequence ATGAGCGGAGAGAGTTTGGACTTGCAACCTTCTGATGCGCCAGTCAGCAACGGTCCAGGCGCGCCGCTTTCCGCCAAGCAGGTGGCCGATTTTCGGCAAGTCATCTTGGCCTACTATCGACGCCACGGGCGCGACTTGCCCTGGCGACGCACCACGGAGCCCTACCACATCCTCGTCTCTGAGGTGATGTTGCAGCAGACCCAGGTGGAGCGCGTGCTGCGCATCTATCCCGAGTTCATTTCTCGGTTCCCTTCTCTGCGCGCCCTGGCCGGCGCCACGGTGGCCGAGGTGGTAGCTGCCTGGCAGGGCTTAGGGTACAACAGGCGAGCTCTCGCTCTCCAGCGAGCCGCCCACCTGCTCGTGAAAGAGCACGGGGGAACACTCCCCCGCGATGAGGCCCTGTTGGCGACCTTGCCGGGCATAGGGCCGGCTACGGCTGCTTCCATCTGCGCCTTTGCCTTCAATATGCCGACGGTCTTTGTGGAGACCAACATTCGCACTGTGTTCATCCATTTCTTCTTCCCGCAGGAAGAGAAGGTGCCGGATGCGGAGATTCTCCCTCTGGTCGCCGCCACCCTGGAGCGGGGCAATCCCCGGCTCTGGTACTCTGCGCTGATGGATTACGGGGTGATGCTCAAGAAGAGGGCGGGTAATCTGGCGCGGCGTAGTGCATCCTACCGGCCACAGAGTGGCTTTGCCGGCTCCGACCGCCAGGTGCGGGGCCAAATGTTGCGGTTGCTTCTTGCCGGCGAGCAGTTGAGCATAGCAGGCCTCGCCGCCGCGTTGCAGCAACCGGAGGAGCGCGTGGCACGCATCGCAGACGCCCTGGTGCGCGAGGGATTCGCCGCCCGGGAGGATGGCAGCCTCCGTCTGCGCTGA
- a CDS encoding C69 family dipeptidase, with translation MRTRHRAILPVTLVLAFGAAPLAQACTNFLISKGATTDGSTMITYVADSHELYGELYYTPAATHLPGSWLEVYEWDTGKYLGKIRQVPRTYAVVGNMNEYQVAIGETTWGGREELRDPKGVLDYGSLMYIALQRATTAREAIKVMTELVAEYGYCSSGESFSISDPNEVWIMDMIGKGPDNKGAVWVARRVPDGYITAHANYPRIRRFPLKDKENCLYAKDVISLAREKGYFSGKDEEFSFAEAYAPADFGALRFCEARVWSFFRRAAPSQHFALDYVRGDVSAEPLPLWIKPAKKLSVRDVMELMRDHFEGTEFDLSLGVGAGPYGLPYRWRPLTWVVDSVRYFNERAISTQQTGFSFIAQARSWLPNPIGGVFWFGVDDTYSTVYVPIYCGISEVPKSYAVGTGSFDQFSWDSAFWVFNFVANYAYSRYCDMIQDIQKVQRELEGKFLAAQPEVEKAALALYQTSPRLAVDYLTQYSVREAEATVARWKTLGEFLIYKYLDGNVKDELGHVKHPGYPESWYRQIVRDSGDRYRVPK, from the coding sequence ATGCGGACCAGGCACAGAGCAATTCTGCCAGTCACCCTCGTTCTCGCCTTCGGTGCTGCGCCTCTTGCGCAGGCGTGCACGAACTTTCTCATCAGCAAAGGGGCCACTACCGACGGCTCCACGATGATCACCTACGTTGCCGACTCCCACGAGCTCTACGGCGAGCTCTACTACACCCCGGCGGCCACACATTTGCCAGGGAGCTGGCTCGAGGTCTATGAGTGGGACACCGGCAAATATCTCGGCAAGATCAGACAGGTGCCACGGACCTATGCGGTGGTCGGCAACATGAACGAGTATCAGGTGGCCATCGGCGAGACCACTTGGGGCGGGCGTGAAGAACTCCGCGATCCGAAGGGCGTCCTCGACTATGGCAGCCTGATGTACATCGCCCTGCAGCGGGCCACCACTGCGCGTGAGGCCATCAAGGTGATGACTGAGCTGGTGGCCGAATATGGCTACTGCAGCTCCGGCGAGTCGTTCTCCATATCCGACCCCAATGAGGTCTGGATCATGGACATGATCGGCAAGGGGCCGGACAACAAGGGGGCCGTCTGGGTGGCCCGCCGCGTGCCGGACGGCTACATCACCGCACATGCGAACTATCCCCGCATCCGGCGGTTTCCGCTCAAAGACAAGGAAAACTGCCTGTATGCGAAAGATGTCATTTCTCTGGCGCGGGAAAAGGGCTATTTCAGCGGCAAGGACGAGGAGTTCAGCTTTGCCGAGGCCTATGCCCCTGCCGATTTCGGCGCGTTGCGCTTCTGCGAGGCGCGCGTGTGGAGCTTTTTCCGGCGTGCTGCCCCTTCGCAGCACTTTGCGCTGGACTATGTGCGTGGCGACGTGAGCGCCGAGCCCCTGCCGCTGTGGATCAAGCCCGCTAAGAAGCTCAGCGTGCGCGACGTCATGGAGCTCATGCGCGACCACTTCGAGGGCACCGAGTTCGACCTCTCCCTGGGCGTGGGCGCTGGACCTTACGGTCTGCCCTACCGCTGGCGGCCGCTCACCTGGGTGGTGGACAGCGTCCGCTACTTCAACGAACGGGCCATCTCCACCCAGCAGACCGGCTTTTCCTTCATCGCCCAGGCGCGTTCCTGGCTGCCCAACCCCATTGGCGGCGTGTTCTGGTTCGGCGTGGACGACACCTATAGCACTGTTTACGTGCCCATCTACTGCGGCATTAGCGAAGTGCCGAAGAGCTACGCGGTGGGCACAGGCTCCTTTGACCAGTTCAGCTGGGACTCTGCCTTCTGGGTGTTCAACTTTGTCGCCAACTATGCCTACTCCCGCTACTGCGACATGATCCAGGACATTCAGAAGGTGCAGCGGGAGCTGGAGGGCAAGTTCCTGGCGGCGCAACCCGAGGTGGAAAAGGCGGCGCTGGCCTTGTACCAGACTTCGCCACGCCTGGCGGTCGACTACTTGACGCAGTACTCGGTGCGCGAAGCCGAGGCAACCGTAGCACGCTGGAAGACGTTAGGGGAGTTCCTCATCTACAAATACCTGGACGGCAATGTGAAGGATGAGCTGGGGCATGTGAAGCATCCCGGCTATCCGGAGAGCTGGTACCGGCAGATCGTGCGCGACAGCGGCGATCGCTATCGCGTGCCGAAGTGA
- a CDS encoding DUF4954 family protein, translating to MPYRNLSAAEIRLLEKQGCRAEDWRAVEVAPDFDPRCVQQTTFAGRVRLGTFDDWVDLHEGIRKPCGVYRSSLQDCTIGANCYIADVRSLARYDVADRVAIENVGCLTVTGETTFGNGVRIQVLNEAGGREKPLFRGITAQIAYLIVTYRHNHELIAKLYELVDQEVSATKSDRGAIGEGARITDCLTIRNVAIGPHATIMGALHLEEGTIASNEHDPVLIGQGVIAKKFIVLSGAHIDGAAIVDKCVVGQGVRIGKQFSAENSGFFANCECFHGEAVSVFAGPYTVTHHKSTLLIAGMFSFYNAGSGSNQSNHMYKLGPVHQGILGRGAKTGSFSYMMWPCRVGAFTGVIGKHYANFDTSEFPFSYMLEAEGKSLLMPAMNLCTVGTRRDSAKWPRRDRRRDPDKRDLINFALFSPYTVGRILVGMERLGELEAATPAEQPFAQYAGVHIKRAKIPPAIEQYEMAVHIYLGEELAKRLEAHRDARSYQELLAALHKPRPEAIGRWIDMAGMLAPRQAVEKLIAAVTAGQVRSLEELRTRLKALHEDYDGLAWGWCVDLIEKRLGTAFPRLSKAQLVDMLRKWQESVARFNALVLEDARKEFSERSRIGYGLDGSVDERDRDFEAVIGKYEENKFVKEVEAETATVQQRAAQLISFVEALPEADA from the coding sequence ATGCCTTATCGCAACCTTTCCGCCGCAGAGATCCGCCTCTTAGAGAAACAAGGCTGCCGCGCCGAGGACTGGAGGGCCGTGGAGGTGGCGCCGGATTTTGACCCCCGCTGCGTGCAGCAGACGACCTTTGCAGGACGCGTGCGTCTGGGCACCTTCGACGACTGGGTGGACCTGCATGAAGGCATACGAAAGCCGTGCGGGGTCTATCGCTCCTCGCTGCAGGATTGCACCATCGGCGCCAACTGCTACATTGCCGATGTGCGGAGCTTGGCCCGCTACGACGTGGCCGACCGGGTGGCTATCGAGAATGTGGGCTGCTTGACGGTCACGGGCGAGACAACCTTTGGCAACGGTGTGCGCATCCAGGTACTCAACGAGGCAGGCGGTCGGGAGAAACCGCTCTTCCGGGGAATTACGGCCCAGATCGCCTACCTCATCGTCACCTACCGCCACAACCACGAGCTCATTGCTAAGCTGTACGAGCTTGTCGACCAGGAGGTGTCAGCAACCAAGTCCGACCGGGGTGCCATCGGCGAAGGTGCGCGCATCACCGACTGCCTCACCATTCGCAACGTGGCCATCGGCCCGCACGCGACGATAATGGGCGCCTTGCACCTCGAAGAGGGGACCATAGCGAGCAATGAGCACGACCCGGTCCTTATCGGCCAGGGGGTCATTGCTAAGAAGTTCATCGTGCTCTCCGGCGCCCACATCGACGGCGCGGCAATCGTGGACAAGTGCGTCGTGGGCCAGGGCGTGCGCATCGGCAAGCAGTTCTCGGCGGAGAACTCGGGCTTTTTCGCCAACTGTGAGTGCTTCCACGGCGAGGCGGTGAGCGTCTTCGCCGGCCCGTACACTGTCACCCATCACAAATCCACCCTGCTCATTGCCGGCATGTTCTCCTTCTACAACGCCGGCAGCGGCTCGAACCAGAGCAACCACATGTACAAGTTGGGCCCCGTGCATCAGGGCATTTTGGGACGGGGCGCAAAGACAGGTTCTTTTTCCTACATGATGTGGCCATGCCGCGTCGGGGCCTTTACCGGCGTCATCGGCAAACACTATGCGAACTTTGACACCTCCGAGTTCCCCTTTTCCTACATGTTGGAGGCGGAGGGAAAGAGCCTGCTCATGCCGGCCATGAACCTGTGCACGGTGGGCACGCGTCGCGATAGTGCCAAGTGGCCGCGCCGCGACCGGCGCCGCGACCCGGACAAACGCGACCTGATCAACTTTGCCTTGTTCAGTCCGTACACAGTGGGCCGCATCCTTGTGGGCATGGAACGCCTGGGCGAACTGGAGGCGGCAACGCCTGCTGAGCAGCCGTTCGCGCAGTACGCCGGCGTGCACATCAAGCGCGCCAAGATACCACCTGCGATAGAACAGTACGAGATGGCCGTGCACATCTACCTGGGTGAGGAGCTCGCCAAGCGCCTTGAGGCCCATCGCGATGCTCGCTCCTACCAGGAGCTGCTCGCCGCCCTGCACAAACCCCGTCCTGAGGCCATCGGCCGCTGGATCGACATGGCCGGCATGCTCGCCCCGCGACAGGCTGTGGAGAAGCTCATCGCCGCAGTCACTGCCGGCCAGGTGCGCAGCCTGGAAGAGTTGCGCACCCGCCTCAAGGCCCTGCACGAGGACTATGACGGTCTGGCCTGGGGTTGGTGCGTCGACCTCATCGAGAAGAGGTTGGGCACGGCCTTCCCCCGCCTCAGCAAGGCGCAGCTCGTGGACATGCTGCGCAAGTGGCAGGAGAGCGTGGCGCGCTTCAACGCCCTGGTGCTGGAGGATGCGCGCAAAGAGTTCTCCGAGCGCAGCCGCATCGGCTATGGCCTGGACGGCAGCGTGGACGAACGCGACCGAGACTTTGAGGCGGTGATAGGCAAATACGAGGAGAACAAGTTCGTCAAAGAAGTGGAGGCGGAAACGGCAACCGTGCAGCAACGCGCCGCCCAGCTCATTTCCTTTGTCGAAGCACTGCCGGAGGCAGATGCATGA
- a CDS encoding flavin reductase produces MNARVPIPPDDLCLKAIDLWTNRWLLLTSGDFRAGHFNSMTVAWGSIGQMWDRPFAQVVVRPSRYTYGFMERYPTFTLCAFPEAYRGALELLGSKSGRDGDKIAEAGLTPQAASVVAAPCFAEADLVIECRKMYWDDLAPERFGDAAIASLYPRGDYHRVYFGEILAVSGSPDYRACKAK; encoded by the coding sequence ATGAACGCGCGTGTGCCCATCCCTCCAGACGACCTCTGCCTCAAGGCGATTGACCTGTGGACGAACAGGTGGCTCCTGCTCACCTCTGGGGATTTTCGGGCAGGCCACTTCAACAGCATGACCGTAGCCTGGGGCAGCATCGGCCAGATGTGGGATAGGCCCTTTGCGCAGGTGGTGGTGAGGCCTTCTCGCTACACATATGGGTTCATGGAGCGCTATCCCACCTTTACTTTGTGCGCCTTTCCCGAGGCCTACCGGGGAGCCCTCGAACTGCTCGGGAGCAAGTCCGGGCGCGATGGTGACAAAATCGCCGAGGCAGGACTGACGCCGCAGGCCGCCAGCGTGGTGGCCGCGCCATGCTTCGCCGAGGCCGACTTGGTCATCGAATGCCGCAAAATGTACTGGGACGACTTGGCGCCGGAACGTTTCGGCGACGCCGCCATCGCCTCGCTCTACCCTCGGGGCGACTATCACCGCGTCTATTTTGGTGAAATCCTCGCCGTGAGCGGCAGCCCCGACTATCGCGCCTGCAAGGCAAAATGA
- the nagB gene encoding glucosamine-6-phosphate deaminase: MRLLIFDDYERLSKWVAYYVASKINHARPTKRKPFVLGLPTGSSPIGTYRHLVQLHKEGKVSFKNVITFNMDEYVGLAEDHPQSYHRFMYEHLFDHIDIPRGNINILNGNAPDLQKECDAYEAKIQRVGGIDLFLGGIGPDGHIAFNEPGSSLGSRTRIKTLTLDTRKANARFFDNDVNKVPKTALTVGVKTVMDAREVLIIVSGYSKARALRRAVEEGVNHMWTVSMLQLHPHGIIACDEEATMELRVGTVKYFRDIEAQALATLPEL; this comes from the coding sequence ATGCGGCTTCTCATCTTCGACGACTATGAGAGGCTGAGCAAGTGGGTAGCCTACTACGTGGCCAGCAAGATTAATCACGCCAGGCCGACAAAGAGAAAGCCGTTTGTCTTGGGTCTGCCCACCGGCTCGTCGCCCATCGGCACCTACCGGCACCTGGTGCAGCTCCACAAGGAGGGCAAGGTCTCGTTCAAGAACGTAATCACCTTCAACATGGATGAGTACGTGGGGCTCGCTGAGGACCACCCACAGAGCTACCACCGCTTCATGTACGAGCACCTTTTCGACCACATCGACATCCCCCGCGGCAACATCAACATCCTTAACGGCAACGCGCCCGACCTCCAGAAGGAGTGCGATGCGTACGAGGCTAAGATCCAGCGCGTCGGGGGCATCGACCTCTTCTTGGGGGGCATCGGACCGGACGGCCACATCGCTTTCAACGAGCCCGGCTCGTCGCTCGGCTCGCGCACCCGCATCAAGACCTTGACCCTGGACACGAGGAAGGCGAACGCCCGCTTCTTCGACAATGACGTGAACAAGGTCCCCAAGACGGCGCTGACCGTTGGCGTAAAAACCGTGATGGACGCCCGCGAGGTATTGATCATCGTCAGCGGCTACTCAAAGGCGCGGGCCTTGCGCAGGGCAGTCGAAGAGGGCGTCAACCACATGTGGACCGTCTCCATGTTGCAATTGCACCCCCATGGCATCATCGCCTGCGACGAGGAGGCCACCATGGAGCTGCGCGTGGGCACCGTCAAGTACTTCCGCGACATCGAAGCACAGGCGCTGGCCACCCTGCCTGAGCTGTAG
- a CDS encoding cupin domain-containing protein, giving the protein MSTISVTHNPAPETLEKLGVKRWPIWTREASEFPWFYEEQETCYFLEGEVTVTPEGGEPVKIGKGDLVVFPQGMSCTWKIHKDVRKHYRFG; this is encoded by the coding sequence ATGAGCACAATCTCCGTGACCCACAATCCTGCTCCAGAAACCCTGGAGAAGCTGGGCGTGAAGAGGTGGCCCATCTGGACAAGAGAGGCTTCCGAGTTTCCGTGGTTCTATGAGGAACAAGAGACGTGCTACTTCCTGGAAGGCGAGGTGACCGTCACCCCGGAGGGCGGCGAGCCGGTCAAGATTGGCAAGGGCGACCTGGTCGTCTTCCCGCAAGGGATGTCCTGCACCTGGAAGATCCACAAGGACGTGCGCAAGCACTACCGCTTCGGATGA
- a CDS encoding LEA type 2 family protein: MYRHVIGGLWSEQARSPWAARAGMVALVASGLLSGCAALKTIGMKEPTATVRGVRLTSLSFEQLGLAVQVAVHNPNAVALTLAGYDYQLKLGGTPLFSGTQEQALTVQGQAESVVEVPVALRFAELFDTLQNLRAQDSTDLGVTANLWCDLPVLGRKKLPMNVSHRVPLLKLPALTVEGVSAKMVGLTSAEIGLRVRVRNPNSLGFNINQLSYALTLHDEVPANGVLQNLQLPAHGTADFTVPVTVDLVKVGQALFSGLTSKQPVKYDLKADLVMGSGLDLWRESALHLSHSGQITP, translated from the coding sequence ATGTACAGGCACGTTATTGGTGGCCTCTGGAGCGAGCAGGCGCGGAGCCCTTGGGCAGCACGAGCGGGCATGGTGGCCTTGGTAGCCTCAGGCCTGCTGAGCGGCTGCGCCGCCCTCAAGACCATCGGCATGAAAGAGCCCACTGCGACGGTAAGAGGGGTGCGTCTGACCTCCCTTTCTTTCGAGCAACTGGGCCTGGCCGTGCAGGTCGCCGTGCACAATCCCAATGCGGTGGCTCTGACGCTGGCTGGCTACGACTACCAGCTCAAATTGGGGGGCACGCCCCTTTTCTCTGGCACCCAGGAACAGGCGCTGACCGTGCAGGGCCAGGCAGAGAGCGTGGTGGAGGTCCCCGTCGCCCTACGCTTCGCCGAGCTCTTCGATACGCTGCAGAACCTGCGCGCGCAGGACAGCACCGACTTGGGAGTAACCGCCAATTTGTGGTGTGACCTCCCGGTGCTGGGGCGCAAGAAACTTCCCATGAACGTGAGCCATCGCGTTCCGCTCCTCAAGCTGCCGGCGTTGACGGTCGAAGGGGTCAGCGCCAAAATGGTAGGGCTGACCAGTGCCGAGATAGGGCTCCGCGTGCGCGTGCGCAACCCCAACTCCTTGGGGTTCAACATCAACCAGCTCAGCTATGCGCTCACCCTGCACGACGAGGTTCCGGCTAACGGCGTCCTCCAGAACCTGCAGCTCCCCGCGCACGGAACCGCCGACTTTACTGTGCCAGTGACCGTAGACCTTGTCAAAGTGGGGCAAGCGCTTTTCTCGGGGTTGACCTCAAAGCAGCCGGTCAAGTACGACCTTAAGGCGGATCTGGTGATGGGCTCCGGCCTCGACCTGTGGCGCGAGTCTGCATTGCACCTCAGCCACAGCGGCCAAATCACGCCCTGA